GATAACTCAAAGTTCTTAGTGTGAGATGTAAAATTGAACAAGTTATATACTCGTGAGTATCTATCTTTCAGGAGTTGATACAGGTGGATTCTGATCATACCAGCAAAGTTTTAAGCAATTATCACATCTAATAGATTCATGCATCACCCGTTACATAAACTGTATGAAGATGATTATGCTGAAGAAAATGAATGGTGTTACCATGAGCACAAGGATAACCAGCGTCTGGCTGCAATGCTCTAAGACTGAGCCCCAAATCAATGAGCTTAGAATCCTCTTTGCTTACACAATATGCTGTGGGAAGAATATAGCTTGACACATTTGAATCCATTTAAACTGCAATAACAAGCAAGCAAATATATCAACTTTGTTACGAAATATACGTACTACATTCATAGTCCATACAACTATATATACACGCATATTCTGAGTCCAATATTTGAAACCCATGCGGCAGAATTGAAGTTTGGATCAGAAATGGTGAGAAGACGAGGGGACAAAGGAGACAAGAATGACTTTATCCCATTATCATTCATTGGAAATTTTGAATGGCGATTATGAATTCAGCCATTTTTAACATGTGAAGAGATATATTTTAACATGGGGCGGCAAAGGAACACAAGGACAACGTATGGGCTCTAGTGATTGCACCAAAAGTGGGTTTCGGATTCATGCAACCATGTGTTGCCACAAATATCCTTATTTTACAGCTCGAAATCTGACATTCTTTAGACTCTGGTGTTTGTTGTGCACATGAGAAATGTTTTCATATAAAGACAATGTCGGTCGATGCATGTGttagatctcggttttctcgtgctcAAAACACagcagaagttttaaaaattttagatcttgacattcaagatatttttgagcactcgtatggttttaaaaataataaacattcataagATGTTAAAGAATATACCTTAGTGAaattttcacttggctccaactacaccggtattagcggacgtagctcttattgtaaatccctacgaacgttctTCGATCTCCGAATCAGGTTcacgactggaatatttgttcctcttctaaattacACTAGAAATATAGAAGATATTTTTCGTTGAGATGGAACACTAAAAACCGGCACAACTCTCAGACTTGGAGTAACCaagtttttcttgttttttgaAAGGAGATTTTCGAGAGCCTCCTTTTTGGAATTTTGGGAAGAGCCGAAAACCAATGAAATCTCATTCCAATCTTTCGGTTCACCTTTTcataaaacaaatgaaaatcTTTTTGTTATTTCTAATCTTTAATTTACTTAacgaatttaattaattaagcaattaaagattctaaaaatatttttatgccaAATTAAGGTGACTCGATTTTTGTGCATAATTTTAAGAGAATATCATGCAGTGATTTTTATTTGTGTGCAAGTTTTAAATTATGGtatgatgaatattttcatattacataaatcaataccatattttataaaaacttaatgtactatattttaacttaattaaaatataatttaattattaaagctcatttgaactttaataaattagcatcGATGTGATAATTTCAACTTATTGTTATgatgatgcacactttaatttcgagatcaccaatgtccAAATAAGACAAGTGCACTCCCTTTGACTATTttagcagtcatgctctcaaaattactataagcttttataaactgtatttataagcttatcgattgatcatatcaaacttattatCTCAACaggaacaagtaaaccagtacttgtgtgaccctcaatggttcagggatacagttaGCCGTGaattcacaactctttgtgattcaggacataattcTTTTGTTCGGATTTACCATAATTTGccacattctatgtatcaaccattgatcatgagaatgtcagaaatcatatttcttattaaacccatcgaatcatggtaagagcgtctagtaacatcgccccatgattccctaggtatcactgataatgcctgcaagaaccagtagattatgattaacgtacagtacggtcccttcatctcatatatcccaatcgaatctgcaaccattggttcatcgagggttacATAATAATTTGATCACTATCTGACACATCTTTGAGAATGaatagtggcatcacatgtaCAACTAGAGAACCCCTTCtctaatgtacatctcatactcatggccagagatttcatgcactactatttcatcagatcacataggatatctacacccgtaggtgagcggtgaattcccgactacaatgcactggctcctacatttgtcgcaactgtacccaatctcgccacctgatgactctcctggagtcgataaacgagtcaaagcacagccctagcatatagagccccagtgttgtcccgggttgtaaggactaatggtgtacaatcataaccacggattTATCCTCTCGattaatgataaccacttggaaagtccgagggaggatagttcggtataatcatcatatgactatccatctgcatgtttggacatttctaagtccttaccaagaaacgatgtacacaacatcacagttgctagtctcgagctcaagcaacatttatccatgttttaggcggctgaatcgactaggaacgaatttagattatacagtgtttacaaatgagtttcaatatcgaattacgattcatttgtattaaagtataatcaaggactttatctatgctgattgcatgggtatacagataaagtaaaacaagaccataaaaagttaaattatattaaaataaagattgtttattacacttgagtcaataaattccctagccaaccttTGGCTTATAGAGCATTTACTCTAACAGCATGAACCTCTTTATTTGTCATCACATTAATAGTACTCAACCAACATACTTCCACTCCTTGAGAATTCGAACTTTTGGAAAAATGACAAGTAACAAGCACAACTGTTGAGAACAGCGACCTCTCAAACTGCTCTGTATTATTTCAGGATAGTTTAAAATTTCTCATATGTAGAGAAGAATAGCACGACCATTATAGTTGCTTTTCGAATTCGCCGTCACTTGTATGTGATTTGTAACTGAGAGTAAGCTCACAGCATTAACAATTTTAGTTGGCTCAACTAAAAATGTGCTGTTGAGCTTGCGTTAACACAGTTAAAGCACATGGCATTCACCGTTTGGAAAACAAAAATCTCAGGCAACAACAAATATGTTCAATACAGTTGAAAGGCAAAGAAAAAGGACAAGAAAAGAGATTTGCACAACAAGAGGTATACTCCTTTTCTCAAGCTTGGTGAACAAGTTGCCTCATTAGTTCTTCCACTCATAACATAGCTTTTAACATAACAACCACCTCAAAAAATTACACTTACATGGATACCAAATGTTTTATATTCAAATGTCAGAAAacatatataccaaaacttatggTTTACGCGGTCTTCTCAGAGCTCAATACAACTGCCAGTTAAAAGGGCCTAGACACACGTAAGAGTTTACGGCCGAATCTGGTACGATACGTAAATGAATACATGAGTTTTTGTGTGTTACTTTCAAGTCTGGTCGTTCAAGGATCCCTTGGGCAGAAACAACATCCATAGGCACCCTAAATTAAAAAAGAAATTGTTAGAAGGAACACAATCAAATGATTCTGACAATATTTTGTATAACTAATAAACGAAATGGAGTGCTAGAAATTAGAATATCTTACCAGTACTTTCACCTTGGTCATGCGATAATCAATTATTGCCCCCAAAGATAGCCCCCAAAGATAAAGGGAAATAATAAGAAAATTAGGGGTAAATAATCCCATGGATGTAACCTTGCCGCTTGAAGCTAAACTCAAGATTATGCCTCACGTTCTTGAACCGAGTCATGACGGGTTAGAAATTCGATTATACAAGGGTACAATTGTTCTGCAGCCTGCGATATCAGTGAGCATTCAAAACCAAGGATGAGAATTATAAAATAGATAAGTAAATTTCAAAAGGCAACAGATGAAATTTTCATACCAGCCGTCCTCCCACCAAGTCGTAATGGGCATAATGTGGACCGCCAGGCTCTCCAAATACTTTATAGGTGACCAAATGTTCGGGAATGAGCTTCACAGTTTCTGATTGACATAATTGGAAGAAGAATAAAAAATTTGTGGAAGTTTGTCTTACGGATACTATTTTGAGCTGCAATAGAAAGCAAACCATGTACAGCTTCTGGTGGACAAATCAGGTCATGATCTCCCGCAAGAGCTAAGACAGGGACATTGCTTTCATGAAGATGATCCTTGTAGAAAAATTTACCACTTCTGTCCCGGAGTCCCCCCTCTCGTAAAGCTGTAGCCAGCTGCAATAACACTTTACCAGGAATGGTACCTACCAAAAGTAAAGTTTCCATTAATCAGCGAATGAATGCATAACATATAAGAGATATCAATGCATACCTGCTGATAATGTGATAAACTAAAGAAATTTGAAGCTAGAAAATGCATAGACATTTCTAGCACTTCACAAGATGCGTTAAACAAAGATGACTACTGTATCAAGAATGGACTAATACCCATAGCTTTTCTTTTCATTAAAACACTCTAAACGAACTAGTTAATAGATATTGCTCACAAAATAATCAGATTGCAGCTGGGAAATTACAGGAATGGTGAGACATGCTATCGCTTATCATATAACTTGTTAGCTTGACATAAACTAAGACTCTCTAAAACAACAATACCAGATTGCCATGGCATTTACTGAAGCTTATCGTAAATATTCATGAGTTACGCATCTGTAGTTAAGGACAAGTAGATACCCTAAAGGGGAACAAGTCTCAACTTACAAAAGTTGTTTAAAACAAGTTTCTTCAAAAGGTCTGGGTGCATCATATCCTGTGCTGATATCAAGTCATTCAGCCATGATAAGACATAAGGTGGCTGGGAAGAAAGAGGGTAAGCTGCAGATAGCAATGCTCCTAAGGGAACAATCGGCACATTGAGAGCTTGTGCGGGATCAGCCTGAAGGAAAGAAACTTAAATTACATAGAACGTAGCatacgaaaataaaaaaatttccattGACCTCTAGGAAACCAAAAGGTAAGAAATGCTACTTACAAGGGGTAAGAGCAGTTTGAGTGATGATTTAGATGATGTGTAGTCAAGTGATGATCCCAATGTAACAACAGCTGCCACTCCAGGATCTCTTCCTCGAGAACCTTTAAGAGAGTACATAGAAGAAGGAAAAAAACTGCTTGAGAACAGAGAGACTTCATGTGTCAATCAAAACATATGATAAAAAAAGACAAATATGAAACTTCTATAACAGATATTACAAAGATATATACTTTGACAGTCAAACATCGAACTACAATTCTAGCCACATCAAAACAGCATAAGACATATATTGATGAAATGGAATTATGGTAACAAAAAATACATCAGCAACATgctaaaagaaaaagaaacaatTATGTACCAGTCATTTTCTGATGGAATGAAACAAAAAAATCTACAACTAGAGAAGCAGGAATATTGAGGAGCTAAAGGAtaagaaagaaaataaaatgacCATAAATCCAGAAAGTACTCCGTGACGGAGAGAAAGACTTTGAGCAGTTTCACAGGAAGGGCCATAAACATGTGATTAGAGAATGATTTGCAGAACACGGTTAGCTTGGAACAGATAAGGGAGACACTAAAAGCCATTTACAATCCAGAAATGACCTTGACTATTCGTTTCTCTTGCAGTTTTGCAAGGTTTATTTGAGATATTCAGATTGCatacaaatataaaaaaactatgtcaaaatttcctcaaaaaaCGGTCAACTAATTCCTCTGTGAATCCTTCGTTTCAGGATCTTCTCTAATTTCTTTGAATGGTAAAGAAGCAAGTAGCTCACCACTCGAACCAAAGGCAACAATCCATGACCAACCAACAGCTCGATGGTAGAGCTgatggtgttccaagatatggGTCTTGGATTCAAGTCACAGTGGGTTAGTGTGagataaaaaaaaacacaaaaagaaaaaaaaagaataacaaAGAAAATATCTGAAGACTGACCATAGTACTAATACATAGATAACAATAGCCCACCAATCCGGAGCACAAACATTTAGGCCTAACCCGTATACGTTAGGATTCAGcagatttgaaaaataaaacaaagcaAAGAAACTTCCCATTAAATATCCTACTTCAAGCAACAAGTCAGCAAAAAATTACTCTCTCTCAGCAAAATGATTAATAATTTATGTGGTGACAAGAAGAATAATCAATAAAGCAGTTACGGAGTCTAATAGGAATCGACTCACTGTATCGTGATAACAAGGCATATAACAAGATACCCCCCATGGAGTGCCCGATAGTAAGTATTCGACCATCCTCCGGTTTGCTCTGAGACCTTATGTATTCCATCTAGAAGACACGGTAAAGGTAAATGATTGggactatataatataaaatatacgaGGTAAGAAGGAATTAATTTCTGTTTTCAACAGAACTACAAAAGTTAACAATAAGTATGGCTACTCCACAGAGAATGTCACCTCACCGCGGAAGGAATATCTTCTTCCAGATAATGATCAAAGTCCCAGTCATATTTGACAATCAGGTCTAACTGTTTCTGGAAATCATCTACAGTAGTCATTAGGCGTCCTTGAAGATCAAAAAGTTGAGGTGAGAGAGAGCGCTGACCTTCTTCCACGATATCTACTAGTCTCTGACTTAGGTCCCTAATGTGGCCTGTTATACCAGAGTTTTGCCTCGTTTCTAGCAAACTTAAAAACTTTCCCCTTATTTCTATAAAACGTTCAAAGATAAAGGAATCCTCTAATAGCTTTGATATCTGATCAAACAATTTAGCAAACATAATGTTCGACTGAGTTTCACTGAGAAAACCGGAAAGTCTTTCTGATAGTCGCATAAAAGTTTCCGTCAATTCTGTCACCAATCTAGATTCATCCACTACCGTTGCATTCCCTGGCAGTTCATTATCGACCACAGCTATCTCAGATTTCTCCAAGGCAGACTGCTGCTCCATAGGGGGAACCCCATTGGTTGCATTCTCTACAGCAATTTCCATTTTTTCAGATACCTCATCAGCTGACTTCTCAACATCCTTGATACCCGACTGTTGCGCACTCAGCCCAGCTCCTCGAACTTCTAGAATCCAGGTATCAAATCCGTACCCACACATATAACGGGCAAACGAAGACTGCAGAGCAATTCATCGtgacaaaaaacaaaaataattaattttgcaTATTACTTATTTCCCTTTTTTCATGATTGAAAAGTATAGCAGGTAACCATGAATCCTATCCCACTAGTCAATAAGAATTACAAAATTGGTACTCGTTCTGATGCTAGGTTGCATCGACTAATCAACTAGGTTCCAATGTATTACACGACCAATGGAGCAACATTTGAGTTTTAGCATTTTGTACAGATGGAAACTTTTTCCATCGAGGAGCTCCTAGCATTTCAAGAAACTTCTTACTATATCAAGAAACTTCTTACTATATCAAGAAACTTTTTCCATCGAGGAGCTCCTAGCATTTCAAGAAACTTCTTACTAAATCAACATCGTCCTACAAATAATGGCATGACTAGTACGAAATTATGCCCACATATTATAGGTCACGTTTATCAAGCAAGAGAATCCACATTGTTCCAGAGATGACAAGCATACTAGGCAGCCcggggagagagagagagagaagtaAACTAACTCCATTAGAGAGATCATATCCAATGGCATTTGTTCCTACGCCAGACAGCAGCATTAGGGGATGTTTTCTTCGTGGAGCCTATCCTcagaaacaaaaataaaaaacacacATCAACCAATTCATTGTAGTTTTACAAGAATGGCGTCCATACAAATCTGAACTATGGATGTAACTTAGCAAGATTTGAAATTTGTAGCACGAAAGaccaatatatatttaattaggaGGATAACCAGATGCAAAATTGTACAAGCATACATTTTGCGCGTCTACACATAAAAAGAGGTGGGAAACTCAAACAATACCTCTGGCGAGGGGTTGTAGCGCCAGAGCGCAAGGCTCCATTCGGAATTGTCAACCGAGACGTAGTGGAGCTCGTCGGCGGTGCATATCGGTGGCTTATCAGGAAGCTTCTTCGCTGCTTCCGCAGCTATGTGAGGTTCTGTCTCATCTGTTGAGAAAGCTCTGATTTTGAAATCGTCGACGACCAGATGGCGAAAGGTGGCGGGACGGAGGAAGAGGATACGGTGACTCTGTGAGAAGTGGAAGTGGAGGCGATGGTCACGGCGGAGAGTGGCCGCAGCGATGTGAATCACCGGGTTAATACTAGATTGAATGATTACCATATTTGATAAATTCTCActctgtttttttgtttttaaaaagaatATATATGGATTTGATTTTTTGGTTCTCTCTTTGAATTGTAATGGAATTTTTTTACGCATGTAATGGATTAAAGTCCATTCACATCACCACAGCACTGAACGCCACGTGGTGTACTGTGTTGGATTATTGGATATGTTTGAAATATATACACCACAACTGTTTTCATATAAAACAGCGGGCCGTGACACATAATGTGAGCATGATCACGGTTACATCCGACTGTTTACTCGGCAAGCTTCAACTTCAAAGTCACTCGATTTGACATTTTATTAGTCTACTCGAGAGAGTGCTGAATTCTTATTATACAAAAGAAGATTTTATGAGTTCATACgttgaatattttcttattcaaGATACAATAACGATGCTATCTTGGAAATGGATCGGATCATTTTTGGATTTGAGCTGAAAGAGAAAACTTAAACGAGTTAAATTACAATTTGCTGTAAAGATTAGAGTATGAGTAAAATTTAGACATGGTAAATGATAGGAGAAAAATTATAAGTGAAATATGAAATTAAGTGGTCAAATGATACTTTTGAAATTACACATAAGTTTTATAAACATACCAAAAGTTCGTTACCGTCACATCCTGAGAACGAAGCGTGAGACatttgatgttgtttaataatcacacaatcgaaaaacaatAAGTCTCGTAGTAGAATATGAACTCAAACCAATCTATTTTATAATTAGATCAAAATAAACTTGTATAATGAAATTcccaaaaagaaaaataaaaacatcaGAGAAACGTTTTCACAACTTTAATAAAAAACGATGTAACATGAATAAAATAAGATTATAGATTTCAAATCTTCTTCATCGATCTTAAAACATATTTTGTTCATCTTCTtctaactgatcagttgggatgAGTAAGATGTCAGTATTTAGAAAAACACTCGGCAAATGGAACCGATCGATCATAACGaataataaatacatatacatttatatTATTTGAAGTATAAGCATgccaaaatttatattatttgaagTATAAGCATGCCAAATACAAATCGAAAGAGAACATGACAAATGACAATCAAGCGAGAATTAACTTAATATTCTTCAGTTCCTTAATTTTTAATCATCTAAGGTGAGGCCGTGAAATAACAATAATCACATCGTTTAGGGGTCATACCAAGACTTATCAAAAGATCGGAGATTTTTTACCATTTCAAATGCAATGTGTATTCACATTTTTTCAAACACACTttcaaattattatataaaaatgaaCCAAACTAATCAATTCATGTATCAAACTAAGGAATATGACAAGCTgaccaaattttcaaaatacatacacatatattttaaaacataagcTCACTTACGATAATTCTAAAAAAACATAGAGTGCAAAGGGGATTTCTCGAAAATTCTTCTTATCTCAATCTCGAAATCTTGTGCTTCTTGAACAGAAAATTCTATAGCGTTTTGCCTACTGCTATAGtcctaattttcgaaaatatgaggTGAAAGATGTTTATTTTTTGAATGACAATAGGTTCTATTTATAGTTGCAGAGGATATCGCGATAGATACTTatcttcaaatttcaaaatatcgTGATccgaatatttaaattttattatgggTTGTAGATAGATGATGATTACAATAGACTTATCTTGCACATATTTTatctgaaatatatattttgatacatgtacacaaatttcaaaattcttgtatttatttggttgaaatttcaaatttcttggaCCAAATCTCATACAAACTTGAAAATGTGGCCAGTCACTTTCGAGTAATAcagagtttgaaaatttgcgggctTTAcgatttaaaatttcaaaataaagacacgaataatttttttttatttgaatatgaTAGATATACAAGAtgtacatattttttaaaataggtttaattacatttttattaaataaaaaaatagaatgttttgtaatttgaggaaaaaaagtttaggtttataaaaaaaaaaatttatgacacTAAAATTAGTTACTTTATGTGTTtcaaacttaataatat
This window of the Primulina tabacum isolate GXHZ01 chromosome 4, ASM2559414v2, whole genome shotgun sequence genome carries:
- the LOC142543602 gene encoding uncharacterized protein LOC142543602: MVIIQSSINPVIHIAAATLRRDHRLHFHFSQSHRILFLRPATFRHLVVDDFKIRAFSTDETEPHIAAEAAKKLPDKPPICTADELHYVSVDNSEWSLALWRYNPSPEAPRRKHPLMLLSGVGTNAIGYDLSNGSSFARYMCGYGFDTWILEVRGAGLSAQQSGIKDVEKSADEVSEKMEIAVENATNGVPPMEQQSALEKSEIAVVDNELPGNATVVDESRLVTELTETFMRLSERLSGFLSETQSNIMFAKLFDQISKLLEDSFIFERFIEIRGKFLSLLETRQNSGITGHIRDLSQRLVDIVEEGQRSLSPQLFDLQGRLMTTVDDFQKQLDLIVKYDWDFDHYLEEDIPSAMEYIRSQSKPEDGRILTIGHSMGGILLYALLSRYSSRGRDPGVAAVVTLGSSLDYTSSKSSLKLLLPLADPAQALNVPIVPLGALLSAAYPLSSQPPYVLSWLNDLISAQDMMHPDLLKKLVLNNFCTIPGKVLLQLATALREGGLRDRSGKFFYKDHLHESNVPVLALAGDHDLICPPEAVHETVKLIPEHLVTYKVFGEPGGPHYAHYDLVGGRLAAEQLYPCIIEFLTRHDSVQEREA